TTCAATGTTTGGTGTCTGTCAACCTTTCAGACTCAAACTTGACTTCCTGGCTCTTGTGTCATTTCTCACTGGCACCTGAAAATGTTCCCTTTCACTATTTAACGTTGCCAGACCAATGTCtcaatatgtacagtaaaatgttacaaatgacaagtttaattaaaaattgaCAGCCTCTTTTCTTACCTTCCCTCTGTGTGTAATCCCGTTGTGCACACGCTCTCCTGAGATGGCAGACTTCTCCTGAGAGTCAGTGTTGCACCTTGCAGAAACTGTCTGCTCCTTCTGGTTTTCCCAGCAGGCTAAACCTTTACTTTCGGAGGTTTTCCTGTGAGTcctgcatttcatttttgggAAGGTGTGTGAGCCACAATCTGTGGCCCCCCAGTTGTGTTTGGGCCGCAGGGGATCGGTCTGGGTGGCCTGGCTGGTGGTAGCCCTCTGCAGGCAAACAGAAATCCTCTGGGCTGACCCAGTCATCAAGGTGATGGACTGAGAGTCCAGAGCTGGACCTGTTGATGTGACCACTGGGAACGCAAACACCTCATCCTCATCTGAAGGTGAGaacaaagaaaattatttaaaaaatgaagtttttAATCATAGTGTAAAAACATTCTGATTAAAAATCTGatgtaaaacaactttaaaaagtctttgtacCTAAAATTTGGTTGTGATGTATAAATTAATTTGTCTACGTTGTTTGTCTCACTTTGA
This portion of the Etheostoma cragini isolate CJK2018 chromosome 17, CSU_Ecrag_1.0, whole genome shotgun sequence genome encodes:
- the LOC117960488 gene encoding ras guanyl-releasing protein 3-like, with the translated sequence MLNFFNVEFSVTTSPFLTFLYLQLWGIIKQGYKCIDCGVNCHKQCRELLVLACRKLIRSSSLRSILPARLTHSSLPSSPAVPTCGDEDEVFAFPVVTSTGPALDSQSITLMTGSAQRISVCLQRATTSQATQTDPLRPKHNWGATDCGSHTFPKMKCRTHRKTSESKGLACWENQKEQTVSARCNTDSQEKSAISGERVHNGITHRGKVRKEAVNF